A stretch of DNA from Paenibacillus sp. FSL W8-0186:
ATCATCATAGCTGCCGCCATGACGGCGATGACCGAAGTCTTTTTAAATGTAAACAATCTCTCTTGGTTTATGTACATCGTAGGTTTCTCCCCTTATCCTAAAGTAGAAAATTGTGAATGACTCTCGCTACTCCGTCTTCCTCGTTGCTGCTTGTGACTTCCTTCGCCAGCCGCTGGATATGCGGCTCTGCATTCCCCATGGCTATGCCGAGCCCGGCCCAGGCCAGCATGTCGGCATCATTGTCGTAATCGCCAACTGCTGCTACCTCTGAGGGGGCGATATGAAGCTCGCGGCAAAGCGACTCTAGTGCCGAGCGCTTGCTTACCCCGTAAGCATTCACATCGAAGCGATGCCGGCCGGTCCGGGTCAGTGTCAATGCTGGCGCAGCCTGCGGTTTCGAGCTAACCTCAGGGCCACCCCCCAACTGCCCCATCCATTTCTGGATCAGTTCCGGTGACGGGCCGATAATCGTCGCTTTATAAATCGGCGGGGCCGGTAAGAAAGAACCGGACACCAACCGCTGCAAATCACCGACCGCCACCACTTCGATCATGCCCAGCTGCTCTGCGTAATTTTGTTCATTCAGCTCCTTGCCCGGGGAAATAACGACGTTCGCCAGCGGCCAGCGGGCATTCGTCTCGTTTAGCTCGCGAACATAGAGCTTGTTATAGCCGTACAGCTGAATGTATGCGCCATGCTCGTTCGCAAACCGGAGCAGCTCCCGGACATGCTCTGGCGGCAGCGGAGCCCCTGCTTTCAGTTCACCGGTCGCTTCATCCAAGATCACGGCCCCATTCAGCGCGATTAAAGGCGCGTTCATTTCCGCCGCCCTGGCATGCAGCCAGACTGAAGCCGGAAAGCGGCCGGAGGCGATGGTAACTCGTCCTCCTCTTCGCATATATACTCTGATCGCCTCATGGACGTCCGGCGTTATAATCTTGTCAGAATTAAGCAGCGTGCCGTCCATATCCAGCGCCAGCAGCTGATACTCTCCCTGCACCCGGGCTATTCCCGGGTCTTGCCTGCCCGATGTCATCTGCAATGTTTGATCCTCCTCCTTTATTTGATGATTTGGCTTGTGTGCCGGGCTTTTGTACCGTTATTGTTGTATTGCCCCTAAATGCTATATAGGACCGAGGTGTCCGGAAGCTCAACAGGTCCGCTGAAGATCTCGCTGGCCGATTGGCGCATGTACTCCAAGTCGCCGTCCCCCGGCAAATGGACCAGCACGAGCCGCTTGACGTCCGCCTGGTCGGCGATCATTCCCGCCTGGCTTGCGTTCATATGGCCTGCCCCGGTCGTATGTACGCTTCCTTCACAAATCGTTGCCTCGCAGAGAAAAATATCCGCTCCCCTCGCGAGCTCCACCAAGGCATCGCAGTAGGATGTATCGCCGGAGTATACCAGCACCTTGTCCCGATAAGTCACCTTTACCGCATAGCATGGAACGGTATGAGACACGGATACAAACTCGATATCCGCCCCGGCAAGCCGGATTACACGGCTCGGATCGATCCGCCGAATCTCTGTATGGTCTCCATGCAGCGTATTTAAAATATTGGCAGGCTCGTCCGGTGCGTACAGAAGCAGCTTCTTCTTCATTCTGCCGTTGCGGATCGCGTTTACCGCCGCATACTGCAGAATGCCGATATCCGCCATATGATCGTAATGAAGGTGGGACAGGATAACCCCGTCCAGCCTGTCTACGCTCGTATACTGCGCCAGGCGGCTCATTACCCCGCTTCCGCAGTCCAGCAGAATCTGGCCTTCTCCCGTGTCGATCAAATACCCTGCCGTTGCCCCGCCAGCCGAAGGATAACCTCCCCAATAGCCTAAAATTTTGATATCCATTGCATCCACTCACCTCAAGCTCTTCTTATGCGGAAATCACCTATGTGTGTTATTTTTGTTTCAACTTTTACATTTGTTCCGACACAATACAATTGTAAAACGGCATTGTTTTTGTTACGTTAAAACTACATCATCCGAATGTTAAATTTGCCGCAGCCGATTCCGCCCCGCCTTTTTGCGCTAAATAATCGTGTATACTATGTGGTGTCCTGTATTTGAGAAAGATTTTTCAAAGATAAAGGTGGCTTTGCACGTGAACGACAACATCAAATTGATGACGAAAATTTGTAAACTCTACTATTATGAATCCTGGACCCAGGAGAAAATCGCCGAGAAATTCGGCATATCACGCCCGATCATCTCCAAGATGATTCAGAAGGCACGGGAGATCGGCGTCGTGGAAATTATCGTGCATGATGACCCTCAGCAGACGACCGAGCTGGAAAAGGAGCTGGAAATGGCTTACCAGCTGCAGCAAGTGCTCGTTGTACCTACGAGGGATTTGAACAAGGAGCTCGTTACCAGCGCGGTAGGCAAAGCCGCTGCCCAATTCGTGCAGAAGCTGATCAAGAACGGGGACCGGATCGGGGTGTCATGGGGAAATTCGTTATACCATATGGTCAGAGAGTTCCCCCTCGATAAGAAGGACGACGTCAAAATCATTCCGCTAATCGGGGGAACAGGCAACGAACGGACCGAGGTACATTCAAACCAAATCGCCTACGAGTTGTCCAAGAGGCTTGGCGGGAAATGCGAATCGCTGTACGCACCATCGATTGTCGAGACAGAAGAACTGCACGAACAGATCGTCAGGCTGCCGAATATAGCGTCCGTCCTCCAAGAGGGAGCACAAATCGACTTGGCAATCGTGGGGATCGGTAACCCCTACTCCATGTCCACCATGGAACGGTACGGCTATTTAAATGAAGCGGTGCTAAGCGAGTTGAAAGACCTGAATACCGTAGCCGACATCAACTCAAGATTCATTAACCGGAGCGGGGATATTGTCGATCATCCGATCAACAACAGGGTCATCGGCATCGGATTGGAGCAATTGAAGCGGGTCGATAACGTGGTGGGCCTAGCCTTCGGACTGCACAAGATCGAGAGCATCAAGGCCGCTTTAACGGGCGGCTATATCAAGATGCTTGTCACGGATGAGGCCACTGCTTACAAGATCATCGGGGATTAGGCGGATCTATTAACATATTTGGTTAAACTTTTCGCTAACGGACATGAGATCCGCTATTGCTCGTTTATTGGGCGAATTTTACGGCTAACGGACTTTGGTTCCTCTATTCGGTGCAAATCATCGTGTTTCCCCTAGAA
This window harbors:
- a CDS encoding Cof-type HAD-IIB family hydrolase produces the protein MTSGRQDPGIARVQGEYQLLALDMDGTLLNSDKIITPDVHEAIRVYMRRGGRVTIASGRFPASVWLHARAAEMNAPLIALNGAVILDEATGELKAGAPLPPEHVRELLRFANEHGAYIQLYGYNKLYVRELNETNARWPLANVVISPGKELNEQNYAEQLGMIEVVAVGDLQRLVSGSFLPAPPIYKATIIGPSPELIQKWMGQLGGGPEVSSKPQAAPALTLTRTGRHRFDVNAYGVSKRSALESLCRELHIAPSEVAAVGDYDNDADMLAWAGLGIAMGNAEPHIQRLAKEVTSSNEEDGVARVIHNFLL
- a CDS encoding sugar-binding transcriptional regulator gives rise to the protein MNDNIKLMTKICKLYYYESWTQEKIAEKFGISRPIISKMIQKAREIGVVEIIVHDDPQQTTELEKELEMAYQLQQVLVVPTRDLNKELVTSAVGKAAAQFVQKLIKNGDRIGVSWGNSLYHMVREFPLDKKDDVKIIPLIGGTGNERTEVHSNQIAYELSKRLGGKCESLYAPSIVETEELHEQIVRLPNIASVLQEGAQIDLAIVGIGNPYSMSTMERYGYLNEAVLSELKDLNTVADINSRFINRSGDIVDHPINNRVIGIGLEQLKRVDNVVGLAFGLHKIESIKAALTGGYIKMLVTDEATAYKIIGD
- a CDS encoding MBL fold metallo-hydrolase, coding for MDIKILGYWGGYPSAGGATAGYLIDTGEGQILLDCGSGVMSRLAQYTSVDRLDGVILSHLHYDHMADIGILQYAAVNAIRNGRMKKKLLLYAPDEPANILNTLHGDHTEIRRIDPSRVIRLAGADIEFVSVSHTVPCYAVKVTYRDKVLVYSGDTSYCDALVELARGADIFLCEATICEGSVHTTGAGHMNASQAGMIADQADVKRLVLVHLPGDGDLEYMRQSASEIFSGPVELPDTSVLYSI